A region from the Candidatus Eisenbacteria bacterium genome encodes:
- a CDS encoding deoxynucleoside kinase — protein sequence MSENRYLVIEGVIGAGKTSLARMLTERLQAKLVLEEVEENPFLKDFYRDRLRYAFQTQMHFLFSRYQQQRDLRQTDLFSEKLVSDYLFQKDRIFASLNLAGREMQLYERLVGWLEMDVVKPDIVVYLQATTDTLMERIRKRDRPFEREMQREYIGQLNDAYTHYFFHYAETPLLVVDTNAIDFVNQPDDYEDLVKRILSHRQGTLYYRPIEKGRTS from the coding sequence GTGAGCGAGAATCGTTATCTTGTCATCGAAGGCGTCATCGGCGCGGGCAAGACCAGCCTCGCGCGCATGCTGACCGAACGGTTGCAGGCGAAACTGGTGCTCGAGGAGGTCGAGGAGAACCCGTTCCTCAAGGACTTCTACCGCGATCGGCTGCGTTATGCGTTCCAGACGCAGATGCACTTCCTGTTCAGCCGGTATCAGCAGCAGCGCGATCTGCGACAGACGGACCTGTTCAGCGAGAAGCTCGTTTCGGACTACCTGTTCCAGAAGGACCGCATCTTCGCCAGCCTGAATCTGGCCGGACGCGAGATGCAGCTGTACGAACGCCTCGTGGGCTGGCTCGAGATGGACGTGGTCAAGCCGGACATCGTCGTCTACCTGCAGGCGACGACCGACACGCTCATGGAACGGATCCGCAAGCGCGACCGGCCGTTCGAGCGCGAGATGCAGCGCGAATACATCGGTCAGTTGAACGACGCGTACACCCACTATTTCTTCCACTACGCGGAGACGCCGCTGCTGGTCGTGGACACCAACGCCATCGATTTCGTGAACCAGCCGGACGACTACGAGGACCTGGTGAAGCGCATCCTGTCGCACCGGCAGGGGACGCTCTACTACCGGCCGATCGAGAAGGGACGGACGTCATGA
- the folK gene encoding 2-amino-4-hydroxy-6-hydroxymethyldihydropteridine diphosphokinase: protein MRAFLGLGSNLGDREGAIRAALEAIADLPETDLIRVSSLYDTEPAGDVDQPNFLNAAALVDTELTARQLLWNLMLVEKRLGRVRTQHWGPRTIDLDLLLYGEEILEEPDLRVPHPEILRRSFVLVPLIELEPRLVHPGTGETLAAHLNRLGARPLVKRGTLHWK from the coding sequence ATGAGGGCGTTCCTCGGCCTGGGCTCGAACCTCGGCGACCGCGAGGGCGCCATTCGCGCGGCGCTCGAGGCGATCGCCGACCTGCCCGAGACCGACCTGATCCGCGTCTCGTCGCTCTACGACACCGAACCGGCGGGCGACGTGGACCAGCCCAACTTCCTCAACGCGGCGGCGCTGGTGGACACCGAGCTGACCGCACGCCAGCTGCTCTGGAACCTGATGCTGGTCGAGAAGCGCCTCGGCCGTGTGCGCACCCAGCACTGGGGGCCGCGCACGATCGACCTCGACCTGCTGCTCTACGGCGAGGAGATCCTCGAGGAGCCGGACCTGCGGGTGCCGCACCCGGAGATCCTTCGTCGCTCGTTCGTGCTCGTGCCGCTCATCGAGCTCGAACCGCGCCTCGTCCACCCGGGAACGGGCGAGACCCTGGCGGCGCACCTGAACCGGCTGGGGGCCCGACCGCTCGTCAAGCGGGGAACGCTCCACTGGAAATGA
- the folB gene encoding dihydroneopterin aldolase has product MATIRLEGLSVFGHHGARPYEKEAGQRLEVDLVLEPLSAASETSDRLSDTIDYDLLYQQVREVVEGRSFHLLETLARTTADSILEKFPIRSATVRISKQNLGWTTGGRAVIEVTREKAR; this is encoded by the coding sequence TTGGCGACCATCCGGCTCGAAGGGCTGTCGGTGTTCGGGCACCACGGCGCCCGCCCCTACGAAAAGGAGGCGGGGCAGCGTCTCGAGGTGGACCTCGTCCTCGAACCGCTCAGCGCCGCCTCGGAGACGAGCGACCGCCTTTCGGACACCATTGACTACGACCTGCTGTACCAGCAGGTCCGCGAAGTCGTCGAGGGCAGGAGCTTCCACCTGCTCGAAACGCTGGCCCGCACCACGGCGGACTCGATCCTCGAGAAGTTTCCGATCCGCAGCGCCACCGTACGGATCTCGAAGCAGAACCTCGGCTGGACGACGGGCGGGCGGGCGGTGATCGAGGTGACGCGGGAGAAGGCGCGATGA
- a CDS encoding MGMT family protein — protein MPRRERTGETRRDGAPGTSYARIYRVVRRIPRGQVATYGQVADLAGMHGSARLVGYALHASRDRDGLPWHRVLAAGGRLSLIKLDPHAAMTQRIRLEHEGVRFTARGTVDMVAFQWRQGRRHPSGRRIRAH, from the coding sequence ATGCCGCGCCGCGAACGGACGGGTGAGACGCGCCGGGACGGGGCTCCGGGCACTTCCTACGCACGCATCTATCGCGTCGTCCGGCGCATCCCGCGAGGCCAGGTGGCGACCTACGGGCAGGTGGCGGATCTGGCCGGCATGCACGGCTCGGCGCGGCTGGTCGGCTACGCGCTGCACGCCTCGAGGGACCGCGACGGACTGCCCTGGCACCGCGTGCTTGCGGCGGGGGGCAGGCTGTCGCTGATCAAGCTCGACCCGCACGCGGCGATGACCCAGCGGATCCGGCTCGAACACGAGGGGGTTCGCTTCACCGCGCGGGGGACTGTGGACATGGTCGCGTTCCAGTGGAGGCAGGGGCGTCGGCATCCCTCCGGGCGGCGCATCCGGGCGCACTGA